Below is a genomic region from Silurus meridionalis isolate SWU-2019-XX chromosome 10, ASM1480568v1, whole genome shotgun sequence.
aatcGCGGCTTTcccctcccgttcatcgcataacatttaacaacaaaaggcatatgtgcactaactaacagcagagattcaccagtatacaatacaacacctgtagcagctgtaagacttgatttttccgccacttccgcgagttcttctgcggctgcaccgagataaccgacgttaaatggcaaatttttttcccccttgtgctcgagatattagggttcggcgacataaaaaaagtcgacataaccgatacaaaatgcttaaaaaaagcgagaatttggcggttccacttcaaaaacgtcgacttaatagggttgtcgaggtaaccgagggcgagataaccgggttccactgtatatagattttttattgcACACAAGAAAGAGATCTAGTAATTTAGTTTGAAGTGAGTATTCTTTAATGATACCTGGTCATACAATTGTTCAGCCAAACAACTGTAAAAATGACATGGCATGGTGGTAAGTTGTCAATAAAGCAGGAGTCAATGTAGTGTTGCAGTGAAAGCAAGAAAAGATGGTCCCATAGCAACACAAAGAGAATGCAACATTTCAACCGAAAGCACATGAAAGCTCATAAAAATACATGGcagataaaatattttgacCTGATATTAAATGGAAAGGGGTTTTTAAGTGTAaatcatataataaaacaatcatGTTACAACCTATAActtattagcatttttttttttaattattattaaagcatGGATTTTGCATGCATCTCAAATAAAGCATTGTAATATTGGAGGTATCTGTATCAGGTATCAATAAAAGAGGTATCAGTTACTCAAACATACCCAGTCAGACTGAGCGTAAACAAACTTTAGCCTGAATACAGtatgtgagagcgagagagagagagagagagagagagagagagagagagagacctagacacacacacttgaatacACAGTGTCAGTATCACGCTTGTAACTGCacttcacatcatattaataaaacacaaaagaatgtaaaattttgttatctaatgaatgtatccatgctgaacaaccaccatatagaacacaagcagatgatgatgatgatcaggtgatcaggaatgtctctgttctcagtcatgtttacatcgctgactccctctgtctcatccacgttaaccccataaTTCTTGTTGCCTtttgccttgctcattgttatcCTTATAGGCTAGCCTACATCTATGttgccaggaaatgatacaccagtggtagttTGACAAGAAAaaggttgatgggctaaaaacgGCACACAATGAGAGTAGAAGTAGAACTagtagaagtagaaagtacagatatttgtgtaaaaaatttaatgacaaagtaaaaagttgtctgagaAGTTGtctaaatagtgaagtaaagtactgatatcgtaaaattattttatttaagtacagtaacaaagtatttgtacctcactactttccacctctgctagACACACAATCAGACACACATTAAGGACACACACCTAAGCTCAGTTACACACTCGGTatgtgcatgtacacacacatcacaactaGAAATCGAAAAAGGAAGACATGCTACGACTCAGTGATCATGGCCTAGGCAAACACTGAGACCTGCAGGAGCTAGTAACAGAGACACATTTCACTCAGATCTGTCTGCATTATAACCACATCAGACAAAAATATAACTTCTTTTCTTTGAGCACTGAGCACAAACTCAGCTGTGATTTAGGGGAAACATAAAGGCAGGGCACATGTTCATATTCACACTTCATCATATAAGAAACACATAATCTGTAATCTTATGTAACCTGATATAAACCTAATAATACCTGCATGTCATCGCGAATGTGCATATTTATTAGCAAATGTGTTAATAtgatttatgtgtatttatggtgtttattttactcattactttcattctgtttctttgtgttttcattttccatttacGTCACTTTATATTCAGCTAAAGCAACACTGTTAAACCATTCCTGCCATTAAAGCACTCTGACCTGAACTTTTAACACTTTTATTATGACATGTTATAATGTGTGCACCATTCTTTTATCAAATAAAGTGCATTTTCCCCTAATAGCTACTCAAGAGAGTAGAATAGGTAAAAGGTAAATACATAAGTAAATAGATAGTTGAAAATACATGGGTGAAGAACACAAACAGATCATTATTACgaatataattcattatttgGTCTAAATCGTATTTGTACAAAATTAGAAAAGagcagtaagagagagagagagacagaaagaaagaaagagacagagagtaagaaaggtagaaagacagaaaaaaagagagttagagagagagagagagagacagagagagagaaagacagagagaaagagagagagagacagaaagagacagagagaaagggagaaagacagactgagagagagagagagagagagagagagagagagaaagaaagggagaaagacagagagagagaaagagaaagaaagacagataaagacacacagacacagggaCACACACTGCGTGTTATTGGGTCTCGGTTTCTATGTTCTGTTCTTTCTGTCCAGGGTTGAGGATCTGCTCGTGATAAACCCAGACTGCAGTGTGTTGATTCTCGGTGTTGGATGGTGTGATCACAGGACTGAGTAGCGGGacacccactcacactctctGATGACTGTCGTCTGAGCTGTAACTCAGGTGAGGAACATTAGATAACTGTAGATGTGAATAAGTGCTTGGAGGTGTTTTTTGGGTGTGTGCACCTTTTCCCAGCCAACACCAGCATTGATATATCGCAAGCTAACCCCTGTGTTCGCTTCGTTACAGTCATGCTAAGCTAGCAATCTCTGGCTGAACTAACTGCGTTCAGTTTGGTAAACAAACTcgccaaataaaaacaatagcgATTAACTCGTTTCCTCGTCGTTTCGTGACACGAGTCGAAACCTAACAAGCGCTCacataaaaataactttttagaTTGTGGGAAACTCACCACTTTGTTGGTTAgcttagctagctagcttcactAAGCCTTGGCCTAGAGTGCTAACATATGTGCTACACCTGTGCaacattaaaagtaggccacaCCTGTGGACAAACAAGTGCTGTGATTAAcagatttcataaaaaaaagacaaaattccCATGAAATGACAGCTTGTGACTAATGTTTTAACAAAAGTGCTGAGCATAAACACTAACACTGGTAACAGGGTAGCACTGAATACCTGCACTACACCCTGGAAAGATTGGGAAAGAAAACTGATAAAACAAATACACTTTTACAATGGAGAGATTTAGAAATGTTTGTTGTGGGGGGGGGACTTTAGAAATCTGTCCCAAACATATCTGAAGTCATGGAGGCAATTATTTTCAGAGAAGCTTCCTGTTGTATGTAATGAAGGCAGTCACTTGTCTATATTCCATCTCTGAACCAAAAGCTGCTTATAATGAAGTTCCTTCAGCGATAATAGAACCTGAGAATAGTGCCATCTCACAATTTACAGGctgaattaaaatgtaacacAAAGTCCTGACCGTGTCAATCAAACAAAACGTCCTATAGCTAACTCCCTATTTTTGCACAGGTTTTTGTTGCAAAtacttttgcttgttttttccaGTGTTGGGAATGCAGCCACCTCTAGCACCAGCCACAGTCAGAGAGCTGGTGCGCTCCCATCTCCACCTTGACCCAGTTTCTTCAGATTTGCGCTGTAGTCTTTTCGTAGCTGCCGTGCAGAATTACAAGCGCGACTCTGTCCTGAGGCCATTCCCACCCCGATATCTGAGGGGAGAGATAAAGGATTTTGAAGAATTGGTAAGAGATTGATTTTCTGTACTTTGTAATTAAGCATACAGTTTTATAACTAAGCATCGTGAATTCTGGTTTCTTTAAGCAAGTTGAAGTATGCAGCTTTAATCACTTAGCTTAAAGATTCACCACAAGGAAACTCAAGACAATGAATATCTTATGACTCTTACAGCAGAAAGATGTGAGCTCCTTGCCAAGCATAAGAGACCTGGTCCGACTGGAATCAGGAGATGGAGATCATCATCTGGCACTGGTTCACTGGGTGCTCTCCTCCAAAGGTTTTACCATAAAGACCATCCAGAAAGAAGAGGTGCTTCTAAAGAACACTGTTACTTGATTGTAGATATTAGCTGCAATAGCTATACGGCATATACGTTTTGAAATAATCATGTTTAATTGAATACAATGGTTCtcaattatttttgtttcattttgttttttgaaaaatacaatttaagtgGGCCAGACTCAGCCAACTGGcccacatacatacagggttcTCATCTCCTGTGCCAGATTTCCTTTTTGAGTTGGAATACAGTGAACAGATGAATTCAAAGTTTGAGAAGACACGAGCCGGACGGGATATTATCTATGCATTCCATGGCAGCCGACTGGAGAACTTTCATTCTATTATTCACAATGGTCTACACTGCCATCTGAATAAGGTTAGTGTCTGTAGTGTATGTGAAATTCAGTTTTTGAGTTTGTCAAACCCAAGGGTGTTGAAAGGGCTTTGCATGGAGAGGCAAATAAGTGATGAGTTGGAAAATACCATAAATAAGACTGTAATAAAACAGTATCAATGCTACCAAGTATTCCACAATACACTAATAGAACAGTCTCCAAATGAGCTgattagaatgttttttttcaactaTCATATTTACTGACACTTTTTGATGGCCATTGTTTATAGGTATGCAATTTTGTTTGTAATTAGGTATAGCAGCAGTGCAGGTCAGTAGTGGTTTGATTTTTCCTTCTATTTAATAAAGATGgtaaaagtaattaaatgtgctttgtgtgtatgtacttTTGCCTACAtttgtgtaattttatttaaaccttttttatttatcgctaaaaatctaaaatgtgcTACGCATCTATAGCATACCTACTGtatatctataataaataaagaaatagtgATTTAACCGTTTAAATACAGGCACCTCAGTCACCATGTATTAGAATAATCATGCAAATTAATAGACTAATGTCTAGTCTTTTTCCTTTCAGACATCACTGTTTGGAGAAGGCACTTATCTGACCAGTGACCTAAGTATGGCTTTTCTGTACAGTCCCCATGGAAACGGATGGTGTGACAGTGTTCTTGGGCCAGTATTGAGCTGTATTGCCTTGTGTGAGATCATTGATCATCCAGATGTAAAGTGTCAGGTAAAGAAGAAAGGTAATGTACCACAGCTCAAGAGCAAAGTCTTGTTCAGCTGTTTATAAAGGTTATTTGCCATAAAAACCCAAGTTCTTAATTCTTTGTCATAAACAtctaccgtattttttggactataagccgctacttttttcctatgctttgaaccccgcggcttaaacaacaaagcggctaatttatgaatttttcctgggcttttcccggtttcacaaacttcaggccaaaaaactgagcgacataacataagacaaatgaaatttccgaatggaaacgaaaaaatgcacttaacctgtgttctgagctgcacggcatcgggagaaaagctttcacggggtgatttttaaacgaacgacgatgccaaaagataaactcccgagagaaatagttgtgaaaggaaggaggaagacggtgaacaatgactttcttggtcggctactgtttagatacaagcggttgtaacgcgttgagtctgggtgaagggagagctcactaactccagttagcgacagaaatcatataagcacagacaggtttccaaaactcgtgcttttttttttttcttggcaacagcgttaagggttagtcaaagaaacttagaaatgagcatcagaaaataataaggacatattcctcgtcttaaacacacgcagtaataccggaaaaatccAGCGGCAGGCTAtttccaaaataccgctatgctcctaaaggaagcgcaacatatttcaccagttacaccgtgtgtaacgtgtctttcgttaaagcctgtgtgaagtacattagtgtagacacatgcagcttatagacaggtgtggcttatttatgttcaaaataaaaatatttgtaaaattcagtgggtgcggcttatatatgggtgcgctttatagtccggaaattacggtagatcTTGTTCTCACAACCAttttatgaatgtgtgtgtgtgtgtgtatatatatatatatatatatatatatatatatatatatatatatatatatatatatatatatatatatatatatatatataaaataatatatacacagtacagaccaaaagtttggacacaccttctcattcaaagagttttctttattttcatgactatgaaaattgtagattcacactgaaggcatcaaaactatgaattaacacgtggaattatatacataacaaaaattataaacaaaacaaatattctaggttcttcaaagtagccaccttttgctttgattactgctttgcacactcttggcattctcttgatgagcttcaagaggtagtcacctgaaatggtcttccaacagtcttgaaggagttccccgagagatgcttggcacttgttggcccttttgccttcactctgcggtccagctcacccctaaaccatctcgattgggttcaggtccggtgactgtggaggccaggtcatctggcgcagcaccccatcactctccttcttggtcaaatagcccttgatgccttcagtgtgactctacaattttcatagtcatgaaaataaagaaaactctttgaatgagaaggtgtgtccaaacttttggtctgtactgtgtgtgtatatggttgtAAGGTctgcaaatatattttagaCTCTGAGAGCCTTGATCGCAAGCGTTTGAGGGCAAGGAACAGTGAGAGTGGAGACGTGCCAGAGAAATACTTTGTGGTCACCAACAATGAGGTGCTTAGAGTAAAGTACCTGCTGGTTTACTCTCAGAAGCGTTACAGAACCAGGTGAGACATTTTCTTATACATTGCGATTGCAGAAAGTTGGAGTGtataattttaaatgataaatatgcCACAGAATTCTAAGTTGTAAAACACAGTCCAAAGTATAGTCAGAATAACAGCTAAGAGGttggcaaataaaaataataagggtagtgtaaataaagtttaaaacatttgcatatgcaaataattgtttaatttcCGATTAAGACAGTAAATTTGCTTAGTTTccaaacaaacatattttaatattttctctatttcatactctatatttattattataaagtattgcttgttattattattattattagtagtactTGTAAAAGTAGTAGTACTATACAGGCTTTTCCTTTTACTGTATCTGTGTATGTATTTGATGTATTTCTATGAATAAAAATCTTTCAAgttaatcaatattttttattattgtttaacggattttatttttcagacgtGCTCAAGGGACATCATGGCTGGTCAGACACCATTTTGCAATTATGATGGGCCTCTACCTTCTTCTTCTCATTTTCATTGGTGCCTTCAATTCTACTACTTTTCAGTCATTTTGGCATAGAATTTTCTGGTGATTCAGCTTTTCCTCACATTCGCCTTCGTTTCCAAAGTGCCTTTTTTCTTTGGTTCACAAAGATTAATTTAAGAAATTAGTTTAAGGCCTGCAATGAACACAGTGCTCAGAAAACTCTGAACATTTTATCCATGGATTAGTGTCTACTAGTTCTACTGCAGGCATGtatactttatttacattttaatatgcaTTTATTAGCTTTTTTAGTCAACACatcatgcaacatttatttatttacattatctGGTAAACAGTGTGGGGGACAGAGGCCTGCTTGTCCAGCCTGTGGGATTTTTTAACACTGCGACATTAGCGCTGTACAACCAAATTATGAGGGACATTGTGTTGTCCTATTGTTGCCTGTCTATACAGGATTGTGCTTGGCCAAGGTCAGTAGCTGCTTACTTAAATTTAGATTATTTATAGGGAATAATTAGTTGAACACGATAATCATTATACTGTTTATAGGGCGGGAAGTGTATTTGCACAAAGTCTAATTCTAATATCAAATTCGTATAATGTCTTGTGTGTTATATGCTGTGAGACTGTTGGGAGTTTTCTCTTTATAATCATCAAGTTTTTGTTTAGGACATGATACATTTTCCATATGGTTGATTTTGGGAACTGTTTAATTCCCTAAATATAACAGAAGAACAGTAATCTAGGaccaattgtgtgtgtgatttgcttGGGGTGCTGAAACTGATAatggaatgaaaaatatatattgaacgttgttgttattgttattattattacaatttaacaaaaacaatttttgaTCATCTTCATTGTCATTTGGTGTGTTAAAATATGCAGTTTGTGTCCATGTCAAATGACCTATTTTTCTGTGAAGACA
It encodes:
- the parp16 gene encoding protein mono-ADP-ribosyltransferase PARP16, which encodes MQPPLAPATVRELVRSHLHLDPVSSDLRCSLFVAAVQNYKRDSVLRPFPPRYLRGEIKDFEELQKDVSSLPSIRDLVRLESGDGDHHLALVHWVLSSKGFTIKTIQKEEWARLSQLAHIHTGFSSPVPDFLFELEYSEQMNSKFEKTRAGRDIIYAFHGSRLENFHSIIHNGLHCHLNKTSLFGEGTYLTSDLSMAFLYSPHGNGWCDSVLGPVLSCIALCEIIDHPDVKCQVKKKDSESLDRKRLRARNSESGDVPEKYFVVTNNEVLRVKYLLVYSQKRYRTRRAQGTSWLVRHHFAIMMGLYLLLLIFIGAFNSTTFQSFWHRIFW